The Oncorhynchus nerka isolate Pitt River linkage group LG12, Oner_Uvic_2.0, whole genome shotgun sequence genome includes a region encoding these proteins:
- the LOC115138237 gene encoding ena/VASP-like protein isoform X5 encodes MSPATIRRCTSAKITLSPAVQRKNGPSSEDPDAHRRQMMEQHQMQMQGVAHKERERQTSGSVVSTLQYKVSSPPSHPSNTPPEYRHYRAATLPPSYARVASNSSPSSSSSSSSQEREVLGGRAGDNSAQLSQLSTSLASAFSPVHPGVPMAPTRQVRQIPLSPPTARTLHHTQSLHQGHALQDPVLPPKHGTWSASHAHMYGPVPSTPPLVGMMPVHMPPVPQHQHVVPVAHPLPPLHSRVKTHPLDQPDQPHIPSHLPHANGQSEDYYNLAQQQQQQQLQLGYGEASSLPPLIGLSAQGPVPVSAHQPQYPSSFHPQQQMYQATPPPPPAPQFSLPSYFTAQSEGGSPKQTPSPVAQAATASCSPVSLPSLLALAPPVAPPMPMPPPAPMASMAPPPPPGPPPPATVPPPMPPPLPIDGGPPVGEAGNELAQPLSGLAAALAGAKLRKVARDENSPPGTGGAKNDANRLSGGSGAGGEGLMQEMNALLARRRKASERPEEEDPKPGQNSTGAGKNPWDRVNSVDNSSLVLRVRPVGSTSEGDINFDRMKQEILEEVVRELQKVKDEIINAIRQEIGRIHTS; translated from the exons ATGTCACCAGCCACTATCAGAAGGTGCACTTCTGCGAAGATCACCCTCA GCCCTGCTGTCCAACGTAAAAATGGGCCCTCCTCAGAAGACCCCGATGCACATAGGAG GCAAATGATGGAGCAGCATCAGATGCAGATGCAGGGAGTGGCCCACAAAGAGAGGGAACGACAAACATCTGGCTCAG TGGTTTCCACCCTCCAATATAAggtgtcctcccctccctctcacccgtCAAACACCCCTCCTGAGTACAGACACTACCGGGCCGCCACACTGCCGCCTTCTTACGCCCGAGTGGCCTCcaactcctccccctcctcctcctcttcctcctcctcccaggaAAGAGAGGTGCTGGGCGGACGGGCTGGCGACAACTCCGCCCAGCTCTCCCAGCTTTCCACCTCCCTGGCCTCGGCCTTCTCACCCGTGCATCCAGGGGTGCCCATGGCCCCGACCCGGCAGGTGCGCcagatccccctctctccccccactgctCGGACCCTCCACCACACCCAGTCCCTCCACCAGGGTCATGCCCTGCAAGACCCTGTGCTGCCCCCCAAACATGGCACCTGGTCAGCCTCCCATGCCCACATGTATGGCCCCGTGCCCTCCACGCCCCCCTTGGTGGGCATGATGCCTGTGCACATGCCCCCCGTGCCCCAGCACCAGCATGTCGTCCCCGTGGCCCACCCTCTGCCGCCCCTCCACAGCCGCGTCAAGACCCATCCCCTGGACCAGCCTGACCAACCCCACATCCCGTCCCACCTCCCCCACGCCAACGGCCAATCAGAGGACTATTATAACCTTGctcagcagcaacagcagcaacagctgcAGCTAGGTTACGGCGAGGCTTCTTCCTTACCCCCTCTGATTGGTCTGTCTGCCCAgggccctgtccctgtctctgcccaccAGCCCCAGTACCCGTCCTCTTTTCACCCCCAGCAGCAGATGTACCAGGCCAcgcccccaccaccaccagcaccccaattctctctcccctcatacTTCACAGCCCAATCAGAGGGGGGCTCGCCCAAGCAGACACCCTCTCCTGTCGCTCAGGCTGCCACGGCCAGCTGCA GTCCGGTTTCTCTTCCCTCATTGCTGGCTTTGGCCCCACCAGTGGCCCCACCTATGCCTATGCCCCCCCCTGCCCCTATGGCATCCATGGCCCCACCTCCTCCACCAGGCCCCCCACCTCCGGCCACGGTGCCACCGCCCATGCCCCCTCCACTGCCGATTGATGGAGGACCaccggtaggggaggcagggaatGAGCTGGCGCAGCCACTCTCAGGACTGGCGGCTGCCCTCGCTGGAGCCAAACTCCGTAAAGTTGCAAGG GATGAGAACAGTCCACCAGGAACAGGTGGAGCCAAGAACGATGCCAACCGCTTGAGTGGAGGTAGTGGTGCTGGAGGGGAGGGGCTGATGCAGGAAATGAACGCCCTTCTAGCACGCAG ACGGAAAGCCTCAGAGAGACCTGAAGAG GAGGATCCCAAGCCAGGACAGAACTCTACAG GTGCTGGGAAGAATCCATGGGACCGAGTAAACTCTGTAGACAACTCTTCACTGGTATTAAG GGTGCGACCAGTGGGCAGCACTAGTGAAGGAGACATAAACTTTGACAGGATGAAGCAG GAAATCTTGGAGGAAGTTGTACGTGAATTGCAGAAGGTGAAAGATGAGATCATTAATG CCATTAGACAAGAAATTGGTCGAATCCATACATCATAA
- the LOC115138237 gene encoding ena/VASP-like protein isoform X4, which yields MYSFDDFGEQSICQARASVMVYDDASKKWVPIKPGQQGFSRINIYHNTANNTFRVVGVKLQDQQVVINYSIVKGLKYNQATPTFHQWRDARQVYGLNFASKEEATTFSTAMMFALNVLSSQDGGPAVQRKNGPSSEDPDAHRRQMMEQHQMQMQGVAHKERERQTSGSVVSTLQYKVSSPPSHPSNTPPEYRHYRAATLPPSYARVASNSSPSSSSSSSSQEREVLGGRAGDNSAQLSQLSTSLASAFSPVHPGVPMAPTRQVRQIPLSPPTARTLHHTQSLHQGHALQDPVLPPKHGTWSASHAHMYGPVPSTPPLVGMMPVHMPPVPQHQHVVPVAHPLPPLHSRVKTHPLDQPDQPHIPSHLPHANGQSEDYYNLAQQQQQQQLQLGYGEASSLPPLIGLSAQGPVPVSAHQPQYPSSFHPQQQMYQATPPPPPAPQFSLPSYFTAQSEGGSPKQTPSPVAQAATASCSPVSLPSLLALAPPVAPPMPMPPPAPMASMAPPPPPGPPPPATVPPPMPPPLPIDGGPPVGEAGNELAQPLSGLAAALAGAKLRKVARDENSPPGTGGAKNDANRLSGGSGAGGEGLMQEMNALLARRRKASERPEEMNVVPSGVWKLLPRMNKICGGLQFSSGVLADFF from the exons TGAACAGAGTATCTGCCAAGCCCGCGCCTCGGTCATGGTGTACGATGACGCCAGTAAGAAGTGGGTGCCAATCAAGCCGGGACAGCAGGGCTTCAGCCGCATCAACATCTACCACAACACGGCCAACAACACCTTCCGCGTGGTTGGGGTCAAACTACAGGAccagcag gttgTGATCAACTACTCCATAGTAAAGGGGCTGAAGTATAATCAGGCCACACCCACCTTCCACCAGTGGCGTGATGCCAGGCAGGTGTACGGTCTCAACTTCGCCAGCAAGGAGGAGGCCACCACCTTCTCCACCGCCATGATGTTTGCCCTCAATGTGCTCAGCTCGCAAGACGGAG GCCCTGCTGTCCAACGTAAAAATGGGCCCTCCTCAGAAGACCCCGATGCACATAGGAG GCAAATGATGGAGCAGCATCAGATGCAGATGCAGGGAGTGGCCCACAAAGAGAGGGAACGACAAACATCTGGCTCAG TGGTTTCCACCCTCCAATATAAggtgtcctcccctccctctcacccgtCAAACACCCCTCCTGAGTACAGACACTACCGGGCCGCCACACTGCCGCCTTCTTACGCCCGAGTGGCCTCcaactcctccccctcctcctcctcttcctcctcctcccaggaAAGAGAGGTGCTGGGCGGACGGGCTGGCGACAACTCCGCCCAGCTCTCCCAGCTTTCCACCTCCCTGGCCTCGGCCTTCTCACCCGTGCATCCAGGGGTGCCCATGGCCCCGACCCGGCAGGTGCGCcagatccccctctctccccccactgctCGGACCCTCCACCACACCCAGTCCCTCCACCAGGGTCATGCCCTGCAAGACCCTGTGCTGCCCCCCAAACATGGCACCTGGTCAGCCTCCCATGCCCACATGTATGGCCCCGTGCCCTCCACGCCCCCCTTGGTGGGCATGATGCCTGTGCACATGCCCCCCGTGCCCCAGCACCAGCATGTCGTCCCCGTGGCCCACCCTCTGCCGCCCCTCCACAGCCGCGTCAAGACCCATCCCCTGGACCAGCCTGACCAACCCCACATCCCGTCCCACCTCCCCCACGCCAACGGCCAATCAGAGGACTATTATAACCTTGctcagcagcaacagcagcaacagctgcAGCTAGGTTACGGCGAGGCTTCTTCCTTACCCCCTCTGATTGGTCTGTCTGCCCAgggccctgtccctgtctctgcccaccAGCCCCAGTACCCGTCCTCTTTTCACCCCCAGCAGCAGATGTACCAGGCCAcgcccccaccaccaccagcaccccaattctctctcccctcatacTTCACAGCCCAATCAGAGGGGGGCTCGCCCAAGCAGACACCCTCTCCTGTCGCTCAGGCTGCCACGGCCAGCTGCA GTCCGGTTTCTCTTCCCTCATTGCTGGCTTTGGCCCCACCAGTGGCCCCACCTATGCCTATGCCCCCCCCTGCCCCTATGGCATCCATGGCCCCACCTCCTCCACCAGGCCCCCCACCTCCGGCCACGGTGCCACCGCCCATGCCCCCTCCACTGCCGATTGATGGAGGACCaccggtaggggaggcagggaatGAGCTGGCGCAGCCACTCTCAGGACTGGCGGCTGCCCTCGCTGGAGCCAAACTCCGTAAAGTTGCAAGG GATGAGAACAGTCCACCAGGAACAGGTGGAGCCAAGAACGATGCCAACCGCTTGAGTGGAGGTAGTGGTGCTGGAGGGGAGGGGCTGATGCAGGAAATGAACGCCCTTCTAGCACGCAG ACGGAAAGCCTCAGAGAGACCTGAAGAG atgaacgtggtaccttcaggcgtttggaaattgctcccaaggatgaacaagatttgtggaggtctacaattttcttctggggtcttggctgatttcttttga
- the LOC115138237 gene encoding ena/VASP-like protein isoform X1, with product MYSFDDFGEQSICQARASVMVYDDASKKWVPIKPGQQGFSRINIYHNTANNTFRVVGVKLQDQQVVINYSIVKGLKYNQATPTFHQWRDARQVYGLNFASKEEATTFSTAMMFALNVLSSQDGGPAVQRKNGPSSEDPDAHRRQMMEQHQMQMQGVAHKERERQTSGSVVSTLQYKVSSPPSHPSNTPPEYRHYRAATLPPSYARVASNSSPSSSSSSSSQEREVLGGRAGDNSAQLSQLSTSLASAFSPVHPGVPMAPTRQVRQIPLSPPTARTLHHTQSLHQGHALQDPVLPPKHGTWSASHAHMYGPVPSTPPLVGMMPVHMPPVPQHQHVVPVAHPLPPLHSRVKTHPLDQPDQPHIPSHLPHANGQSEDYYNLAQQQQQQQLQLGYGEASSLPPLIGLSAQGPVPVSAHQPQYPSSFHPQQQMYQATPPPPPAPQFSLPSYFTAQSEGGSPKQTPSPVAQAATASCSPVSLPSLLALAPPVAPPMPMPPPAPMASMAPPPPPGPPPPATVPPPMPPPLPIDGGPPVGEAGNELAQPLSGLAAALAGAKLRKVARDENSPPGTGGAKNDANRLSGGSGAGGEGLMQEMNALLARRRKASERPEEEDPKPGQNSTGAGKNPWDRVNSVDNSSLVLRVRPVGSTSEGDINFDRMKQEILEEVVRELQKVKDEIINAIRQEIGRIHTS from the exons TGAACAGAGTATCTGCCAAGCCCGCGCCTCGGTCATGGTGTACGATGACGCCAGTAAGAAGTGGGTGCCAATCAAGCCGGGACAGCAGGGCTTCAGCCGCATCAACATCTACCACAACACGGCCAACAACACCTTCCGCGTGGTTGGGGTCAAACTACAGGAccagcag gttgTGATCAACTACTCCATAGTAAAGGGGCTGAAGTATAATCAGGCCACACCCACCTTCCACCAGTGGCGTGATGCCAGGCAGGTGTACGGTCTCAACTTCGCCAGCAAGGAGGAGGCCACCACCTTCTCCACCGCCATGATGTTTGCCCTCAATGTGCTCAGCTCGCAAGACGGAG GCCCTGCTGTCCAACGTAAAAATGGGCCCTCCTCAGAAGACCCCGATGCACATAGGAG GCAAATGATGGAGCAGCATCAGATGCAGATGCAGGGAGTGGCCCACAAAGAGAGGGAACGACAAACATCTGGCTCAG TGGTTTCCACCCTCCAATATAAggtgtcctcccctccctctcacccgtCAAACACCCCTCCTGAGTACAGACACTACCGGGCCGCCACACTGCCGCCTTCTTACGCCCGAGTGGCCTCcaactcctccccctcctcctcctcttcctcctcctcccaggaAAGAGAGGTGCTGGGCGGACGGGCTGGCGACAACTCCGCCCAGCTCTCCCAGCTTTCCACCTCCCTGGCCTCGGCCTTCTCACCCGTGCATCCAGGGGTGCCCATGGCCCCGACCCGGCAGGTGCGCcagatccccctctctccccccactgctCGGACCCTCCACCACACCCAGTCCCTCCACCAGGGTCATGCCCTGCAAGACCCTGTGCTGCCCCCCAAACATGGCACCTGGTCAGCCTCCCATGCCCACATGTATGGCCCCGTGCCCTCCACGCCCCCCTTGGTGGGCATGATGCCTGTGCACATGCCCCCCGTGCCCCAGCACCAGCATGTCGTCCCCGTGGCCCACCCTCTGCCGCCCCTCCACAGCCGCGTCAAGACCCATCCCCTGGACCAGCCTGACCAACCCCACATCCCGTCCCACCTCCCCCACGCCAACGGCCAATCAGAGGACTATTATAACCTTGctcagcagcaacagcagcaacagctgcAGCTAGGTTACGGCGAGGCTTCTTCCTTACCCCCTCTGATTGGTCTGTCTGCCCAgggccctgtccctgtctctgcccaccAGCCCCAGTACCCGTCCTCTTTTCACCCCCAGCAGCAGATGTACCAGGCCAcgcccccaccaccaccagcaccccaattctctctcccctcatacTTCACAGCCCAATCAGAGGGGGGCTCGCCCAAGCAGACACCCTCTCCTGTCGCTCAGGCTGCCACGGCCAGCTGCA GTCCGGTTTCTCTTCCCTCATTGCTGGCTTTGGCCCCACCAGTGGCCCCACCTATGCCTATGCCCCCCCCTGCCCCTATGGCATCCATGGCCCCACCTCCTCCACCAGGCCCCCCACCTCCGGCCACGGTGCCACCGCCCATGCCCCCTCCACTGCCGATTGATGGAGGACCaccggtaggggaggcagggaatGAGCTGGCGCAGCCACTCTCAGGACTGGCGGCTGCCCTCGCTGGAGCCAAACTCCGTAAAGTTGCAAGG GATGAGAACAGTCCACCAGGAACAGGTGGAGCCAAGAACGATGCCAACCGCTTGAGTGGAGGTAGTGGTGCTGGAGGGGAGGGGCTGATGCAGGAAATGAACGCCCTTCTAGCACGCAG ACGGAAAGCCTCAGAGAGACCTGAAGAG GAGGATCCCAAGCCAGGACAGAACTCTACAG GTGCTGGGAAGAATCCATGGGACCGAGTAAACTCTGTAGACAACTCTTCACTGGTATTAAG GGTGCGACCAGTGGGCAGCACTAGTGAAGGAGACATAAACTTTGACAGGATGAAGCAG GAAATCTTGGAGGAAGTTGTACGTGAATTGCAGAAGGTGAAAGATGAGATCATTAATG CCATTAGACAAGAAATTGGTCGAATCCATACATCATAA
- the LOC115138237 gene encoding ena/VASP-like protein isoform X3 encodes MVYDDASKKWVPIKPGQQGFSRINIYHNTANNTFRVVGVKLQDQQVVINYSIVKGLKYNQATPTFHQWRDARQVYGLNFASKEEATTFSTAMMFALNVLSSQDGGPAVQRKNGPSSEDPDAHRRQMMEQHQMQMQGVAHKERERQTSGSVVSTLQYKVSSPPSHPSNTPPEYRHYRAATLPPSYARVASNSSPSSSSSSSSQEREVLGGRAGDNSAQLSQLSTSLASAFSPVHPGVPMAPTRQVRQIPLSPPTARTLHHTQSLHQGHALQDPVLPPKHGTWSASHAHMYGPVPSTPPLVGMMPVHMPPVPQHQHVVPVAHPLPPLHSRVKTHPLDQPDQPHIPSHLPHANGQSEDYYNLAQQQQQQQLQLGYGEASSLPPLIGLSAQGPVPVSAHQPQYPSSFHPQQQMYQATPPPPPAPQFSLPSYFTAQSEGGSPKQTPSPVAQAATASCSPVSLPSLLALAPPVAPPMPMPPPAPMASMAPPPPPGPPPPATVPPPMPPPLPIDGGPPVGEAGNELAQPLSGLAAALAGAKLRKVARDENSPPGTGGAKNDANRLSGGSGAGGEGLMQEMNALLARRRKASERPEEEDPKPGQNSTGAGKNPWDRVNSVDNSSLVLRVRPVGSTSEGDINFDRMKQEILEEVVRELQKVKDEIINAIRQEIGRIHTS; translated from the exons ATGGTGTACGATGACGCCAGTAAGAAGTGGGTGCCAATCAAGCCGGGACAGCAGGGCTTCAGCCGCATCAACATCTACCACAACACGGCCAACAACACCTTCCGCGTGGTTGGGGTCAAACTACAGGAccagcag gttgTGATCAACTACTCCATAGTAAAGGGGCTGAAGTATAATCAGGCCACACCCACCTTCCACCAGTGGCGTGATGCCAGGCAGGTGTACGGTCTCAACTTCGCCAGCAAGGAGGAGGCCACCACCTTCTCCACCGCCATGATGTTTGCCCTCAATGTGCTCAGCTCGCAAGACGGAG GCCCTGCTGTCCAACGTAAAAATGGGCCCTCCTCAGAAGACCCCGATGCACATAGGAG GCAAATGATGGAGCAGCATCAGATGCAGATGCAGGGAGTGGCCCACAAAGAGAGGGAACGACAAACATCTGGCTCAG TGGTTTCCACCCTCCAATATAAggtgtcctcccctccctctcacccgtCAAACACCCCTCCTGAGTACAGACACTACCGGGCCGCCACACTGCCGCCTTCTTACGCCCGAGTGGCCTCcaactcctccccctcctcctcctcttcctcctcctcccaggaAAGAGAGGTGCTGGGCGGACGGGCTGGCGACAACTCCGCCCAGCTCTCCCAGCTTTCCACCTCCCTGGCCTCGGCCTTCTCACCCGTGCATCCAGGGGTGCCCATGGCCCCGACCCGGCAGGTGCGCcagatccccctctctccccccactgctCGGACCCTCCACCACACCCAGTCCCTCCACCAGGGTCATGCCCTGCAAGACCCTGTGCTGCCCCCCAAACATGGCACCTGGTCAGCCTCCCATGCCCACATGTATGGCCCCGTGCCCTCCACGCCCCCCTTGGTGGGCATGATGCCTGTGCACATGCCCCCCGTGCCCCAGCACCAGCATGTCGTCCCCGTGGCCCACCCTCTGCCGCCCCTCCACAGCCGCGTCAAGACCCATCCCCTGGACCAGCCTGACCAACCCCACATCCCGTCCCACCTCCCCCACGCCAACGGCCAATCAGAGGACTATTATAACCTTGctcagcagcaacagcagcaacagctgcAGCTAGGTTACGGCGAGGCTTCTTCCTTACCCCCTCTGATTGGTCTGTCTGCCCAgggccctgtccctgtctctgcccaccAGCCCCAGTACCCGTCCTCTTTTCACCCCCAGCAGCAGATGTACCAGGCCAcgcccccaccaccaccagcaccccaattctctctcccctcatacTTCACAGCCCAATCAGAGGGGGGCTCGCCCAAGCAGACACCCTCTCCTGTCGCTCAGGCTGCCACGGCCAGCTGCA GTCCGGTTTCTCTTCCCTCATTGCTGGCTTTGGCCCCACCAGTGGCCCCACCTATGCCTATGCCCCCCCCTGCCCCTATGGCATCCATGGCCCCACCTCCTCCACCAGGCCCCCCACCTCCGGCCACGGTGCCACCGCCCATGCCCCCTCCACTGCCGATTGATGGAGGACCaccggtaggggaggcagggaatGAGCTGGCGCAGCCACTCTCAGGACTGGCGGCTGCCCTCGCTGGAGCCAAACTCCGTAAAGTTGCAAGG GATGAGAACAGTCCACCAGGAACAGGTGGAGCCAAGAACGATGCCAACCGCTTGAGTGGAGGTAGTGGTGCTGGAGGGGAGGGGCTGATGCAGGAAATGAACGCCCTTCTAGCACGCAG ACGGAAAGCCTCAGAGAGACCTGAAGAG GAGGATCCCAAGCCAGGACAGAACTCTACAG GTGCTGGGAAGAATCCATGGGACCGAGTAAACTCTGTAGACAACTCTTCACTGGTATTAAG GGTGCGACCAGTGGGCAGCACTAGTGAAGGAGACATAAACTTTGACAGGATGAAGCAG GAAATCTTGGAGGAAGTTGTACGTGAATTGCAGAAGGTGAAAGATGAGATCATTAATG CCATTAGACAAGAAATTGGTCGAATCCATACATCATAA
- the LOC115138237 gene encoding ena/VASP-like protein isoform X2: MSEQSICQARASVMVYDDASKKWVPIKPGQQGFSRINIYHNTANNTFRVVGVKLQDQQVVINYSIVKGLKYNQATPTFHQWRDARQVYGLNFASKEEATTFSTAMMFALNVLSSQDGGPAVQRKNGPSSEDPDAHRRQMMEQHQMQMQGVAHKERERQTSGSVVSTLQYKVSSPPSHPSNTPPEYRHYRAATLPPSYARVASNSSPSSSSSSSSQEREVLGGRAGDNSAQLSQLSTSLASAFSPVHPGVPMAPTRQVRQIPLSPPTARTLHHTQSLHQGHALQDPVLPPKHGTWSASHAHMYGPVPSTPPLVGMMPVHMPPVPQHQHVVPVAHPLPPLHSRVKTHPLDQPDQPHIPSHLPHANGQSEDYYNLAQQQQQQQLQLGYGEASSLPPLIGLSAQGPVPVSAHQPQYPSSFHPQQQMYQATPPPPPAPQFSLPSYFTAQSEGGSPKQTPSPVAQAATASCSPVSLPSLLALAPPVAPPMPMPPPAPMASMAPPPPPGPPPPATVPPPMPPPLPIDGGPPVGEAGNELAQPLSGLAAALAGAKLRKVARDENSPPGTGGAKNDANRLSGGSGAGGEGLMQEMNALLARRRKASERPEEEDPKPGQNSTGAGKNPWDRVNSVDNSSLVLRVRPVGSTSEGDINFDRMKQEILEEVVRELQKVKDEIINAIRQEIGRIHTS, from the exons TGAACAGAGTATCTGCCAAGCCCGCGCCTCGGTCATGGTGTACGATGACGCCAGTAAGAAGTGGGTGCCAATCAAGCCGGGACAGCAGGGCTTCAGCCGCATCAACATCTACCACAACACGGCCAACAACACCTTCCGCGTGGTTGGGGTCAAACTACAGGAccagcag gttgTGATCAACTACTCCATAGTAAAGGGGCTGAAGTATAATCAGGCCACACCCACCTTCCACCAGTGGCGTGATGCCAGGCAGGTGTACGGTCTCAACTTCGCCAGCAAGGAGGAGGCCACCACCTTCTCCACCGCCATGATGTTTGCCCTCAATGTGCTCAGCTCGCAAGACGGAG GCCCTGCTGTCCAACGTAAAAATGGGCCCTCCTCAGAAGACCCCGATGCACATAGGAG GCAAATGATGGAGCAGCATCAGATGCAGATGCAGGGAGTGGCCCACAAAGAGAGGGAACGACAAACATCTGGCTCAG TGGTTTCCACCCTCCAATATAAggtgtcctcccctccctctcacccgtCAAACACCCCTCCTGAGTACAGACACTACCGGGCCGCCACACTGCCGCCTTCTTACGCCCGAGTGGCCTCcaactcctccccctcctcctcctcttcctcctcctcccaggaAAGAGAGGTGCTGGGCGGACGGGCTGGCGACAACTCCGCCCAGCTCTCCCAGCTTTCCACCTCCCTGGCCTCGGCCTTCTCACCCGTGCATCCAGGGGTGCCCATGGCCCCGACCCGGCAGGTGCGCcagatccccctctctccccccactgctCGGACCCTCCACCACACCCAGTCCCTCCACCAGGGTCATGCCCTGCAAGACCCTGTGCTGCCCCCCAAACATGGCACCTGGTCAGCCTCCCATGCCCACATGTATGGCCCCGTGCCCTCCACGCCCCCCTTGGTGGGCATGATGCCTGTGCACATGCCCCCCGTGCCCCAGCACCAGCATGTCGTCCCCGTGGCCCACCCTCTGCCGCCCCTCCACAGCCGCGTCAAGACCCATCCCCTGGACCAGCCTGACCAACCCCACATCCCGTCCCACCTCCCCCACGCCAACGGCCAATCAGAGGACTATTATAACCTTGctcagcagcaacagcagcaacagctgcAGCTAGGTTACGGCGAGGCTTCTTCCTTACCCCCTCTGATTGGTCTGTCTGCCCAgggccctgtccctgtctctgcccaccAGCCCCAGTACCCGTCCTCTTTTCACCCCCAGCAGCAGATGTACCAGGCCAcgcccccaccaccaccagcaccccaattctctctcccctcatacTTCACAGCCCAATCAGAGGGGGGCTCGCCCAAGCAGACACCCTCTCCTGTCGCTCAGGCTGCCACGGCCAGCTGCA GTCCGGTTTCTCTTCCCTCATTGCTGGCTTTGGCCCCACCAGTGGCCCCACCTATGCCTATGCCCCCCCCTGCCCCTATGGCATCCATGGCCCCACCTCCTCCACCAGGCCCCCCACCTCCGGCCACGGTGCCACCGCCCATGCCCCCTCCACTGCCGATTGATGGAGGACCaccggtaggggaggcagggaatGAGCTGGCGCAGCCACTCTCAGGACTGGCGGCTGCCCTCGCTGGAGCCAAACTCCGTAAAGTTGCAAGG GATGAGAACAGTCCACCAGGAACAGGTGGAGCCAAGAACGATGCCAACCGCTTGAGTGGAGGTAGTGGTGCTGGAGGGGAGGGGCTGATGCAGGAAATGAACGCCCTTCTAGCACGCAG ACGGAAAGCCTCAGAGAGACCTGAAGAG GAGGATCCCAAGCCAGGACAGAACTCTACAG GTGCTGGGAAGAATCCATGGGACCGAGTAAACTCTGTAGACAACTCTTCACTGGTATTAAG GGTGCGACCAGTGGGCAGCACTAGTGAAGGAGACATAAACTTTGACAGGATGAAGCAG GAAATCTTGGAGGAAGTTGTACGTGAATTGCAGAAGGTGAAAGATGAGATCATTAATG CCATTAGACAAGAAATTGGTCGAATCCATACATCATAA